In Pedobacter sp. W3I1, one DNA window encodes the following:
- a CDS encoding LytTR family DNA-binding domain-containing protein, whose amino-acid sequence MNKPLKCIAVDDEPLALALIKNYIDATDSLRLANVFEDAIAASEYLNRVPIDLLFLDINMPDITGIELFASLTIKPMVIFTTAYKNFAFEGFELNAIDYLLKPIEYTRFKKAVNKALQFYNYQHQKITEPAGESIFVHAEYKLIKIDLKDILYIESLEDYVKIHIQNDKMILTLMPLKKMLEKLPEDQFKRIHRSFVVPVHKVVSILNRKAELISGEIIPISDTYSSFIDDWKKSNKQL is encoded by the coding sequence ATGAACAAACCCCTAAAGTGCATTGCTGTAGATGATGAGCCATTGGCTCTTGCCTTAATTAAAAACTATATTGACGCGACCGACAGTTTACGGTTGGCAAATGTTTTTGAAGATGCAATAGCAGCATCCGAATATTTAAATCGTGTTCCGATAGATTTATTATTTTTAGACATCAATATGCCAGATATTACTGGAATTGAACTTTTTGCATCTTTAACCATTAAGCCAATGGTAATATTTACAACTGCATACAAAAATTTTGCCTTTGAAGGTTTTGAATTAAATGCTATTGATTATTTATTGAAACCTATCGAGTATACGCGTTTTAAAAAGGCAGTTAACAAAGCGCTTCAATTTTATAATTATCAGCATCAAAAAATTACTGAGCCCGCCGGAGAAAGTATTTTCGTACACGCTGAATATAAACTTATTAAAATTGATTTAAAAGATATTCTCTACATTGAAAGTTTGGAGGATTATGTAAAAATTCATATCCAGAACGATAAAATGATTTTAACATTAATGCCATTAAAAAAGATGCTGGAGAAACTTCCAGAAGATCAATTTAAGAGGATACACAGGAGTTTTGTAGTGCCTGTACATAAGGTGGTATCTATTTTAAATAGGAAAGCAGAGCTGATAAGCGGTGAAATTATTCCAATTAGCGATACATATT
- a CDS encoding sensor histidine kinase — MPPPPWNNNFENRPHKPMFNRFGGPNIDIISIFLFLIIVIIGFTQETNKQLRLTTQRFLQAEAEKAHAELSFLKAQVNPHFLFNTLNNIYTLAIIKDENTAPSIMKLSNIMRYITDEAGCDFVSLQSEVDCITNFIALQKLRLTKKTDLNYELTGNFENKKIAPLILMAFVENVFKYGISNHKSNSLTIKINVQNSSINFYCQNTIYRDKKNTERTGIGIENTKQRLRYIYGDKHILNIKDNDGLFTVNLAILL; from the coding sequence ATGCCTCCACCACCGTGGAATAATAATTTTGAGAACAGACCGCATAAACCAATGTTTAATCGTTTTGGTGGTCCGAATATTGACATTATAAGCATTTTCTTGTTCCTCATTATCGTAATTATCGGCTTTACCCAGGAAACGAACAAACAATTGCGTTTAACTACTCAGCGATTTTTACAGGCAGAAGCAGAAAAAGCACATGCAGAACTTTCCTTTTTAAAGGCACAGGTAAACCCTCATTTTTTATTCAATACCCTAAATAATATATATACACTTGCCATTATTAAGGATGAAAATACAGCCCCTTCTATTATGAAGCTGTCTAATATAATGAGGTATATTACAGATGAGGCTGGTTGTGATTTTGTTAGCCTACAGAGCGAGGTAGATTGTATTACCAACTTTATTGCCCTACAAAAATTACGGTTAACCAAAAAAACCGACTTGAATTATGAACTTACTGGCAATTTTGAAAACAAGAAAATTGCCCCCCTTATTTTAATGGCCTTTGTAGAAAACGTTTTTAAATATGGAATAAGCAACCACAAAAGCAACAGTTTAACTATTAAAATAAATGTACAGAATAGCTCCATTAATTTTTATTGTCAGAACACCATTTACCGGGATAAAAAGAATACAGAACGTACGGGGATTGGAATAGAAAACACCAAACAGCGATTACGTTATATTTACGGCGATAAACACATTCTGAATATCAAAGATAATGACGGGCTTTTTACTGTAAATCTGGCCATTCTTCTTTGA